ACGCAAACTGCCCCGTGGCTACATCGACCTGAGCCACGAAGCTATGCCCATGCCCAACGGCCACATGCTGCTGCGCGTTGCCAAGACCAACTACAACATTCCCGGCACCAAGGACGTACGCAATACAGTCCGTGATCACATCATTGAAGTCGATGAAGGCGGCCGCGTGGTGGAAGAGTGGGACATGGTTGAAATCATGGGCAAAAACCAGTACCGCAAGGATCTCATTGTCGGCCTGGATGCCAGGGCCGTCTGCCTGAACATCGACATGAACGCCGACAAAGTTGAAGTCAGCGAAGAGATCCCCTACGGCGACAACACCTCCACCGGAGCCGGCCGCAACTGGGCCCACATCAACAGCGTTGATTACGACCCGAACGACGACTCCATCATCCTTTCCTTCCGCCACCAGGGCGTGATCAAGGTCGGCCGCGACAAAGAGGTCAAATGGATCCTGGCTCCCAACGTGGGCTGGACCAAGGATATGGCCGCCAAGGTGCTGACCCCCGTGGACAGCAAAGGCAAAAAACTCGACTGCAATGGCGCCACCTGCAACAACACCGAGTTCGACTGGACCTTCACCCAGCACACCGCCTGGCTCAGCGAACGTGGCGAAAACAGCAAAAATGTCACGACTATCAGCGTCTTCGACAACGGTGATGGCCGTGGACATGAACAGCCGGCACTGTCAGAAGATAAATGGTCCCGTGCCGTCGAATACAAAATCGACGAGAAGAAGCTGACTGTCCAGCAGACCTGGCAGTTCGGAAAAGAGCGCGGTTGGGACTGGTACAGCGCCGTTACTTCCAACGTCAAGTATGACCCTGAAATGAAGACTTATTTCATGCTCAGCGGCAACGTTCACCTGCTGTCACCGAAGCGGACCAAAGGCATCATCAACGAAGTCGATCCCAAGACGGGTGAAGTCAAGGTGGAACTCGTGCTGTCCAACGACAAGAAGCCTGCGGTCTATTACCGTAGTCAGCTCATCAAGCCTGAAAAACTGTTCGCTTATTAAGGCCTGAAAGCTTCTCCCACCTGGGAGAACCACAAACAAAGCCGGAATCCCTTCACGGGGGTTCCGGCTTTTGCGTGGGGATGGCCCCTGCCTTGACAGAGAGAGCTCAACCATGTATCAAGGGGGCGGTGGCAGCTTAAGACTGTCCCGTTTTTCCGTTGGTCTCTTTCAGAAAGGATTTAGCGATGTTCAAAGCCGCCGCTGGCGATACGGTCAAGGTTCATTACACGGGCAAACTCACCGATGGCACCCTGTTCGACACCTCGATAGACAAGGAGCCCCTGCAGTTCATTATCGGCAAGCATGAAGTGATTGCCGGCTTTGAAGAAGCGGTGACCGGTATGGTCATGGGGGAAAAGAAGACGGTCGTCATTCCGCCGGAAAAGGCTTACGGCCAGCCGAAAGCAGAGGCGCTGGAGCAGGTGGAGCGCAAGGACCTGCCGGCCGATCTGGCCCTGAAAGTGGGCGGCCAGCTGGAAATCACCCGCCATGACAATACGGCCTTTTATGTCATGATCACCGAGCTCACCGACACCCACGTCACGCTGGATGCCAATCATCCCCTGGCGGGCAAGGATTTGGTGTTTGATATTGAGATGTTGGAGATTCAGCAGAAGAAGAAGTAGGTGTTTTTGTCGGGGGGGGTTTTGGGCAGCCCGGTTTTAAGACCGCCGGGACTCGCCCCGGCAGGCGACCTCCTTTTTGTTTGCCGACAAAAAGGAGGCAAAAAGCGGCTTTTTATTACTTTTGACGGGGTTTTTGCCCCTTTTGGGTCGCGCTGAAAATCAAGTACGGCATCCCTTCGACTCAAAGAGGGGCGAAAGGCCCCGGCTCACTGCGTTCACACGGGTTAAATTGGGCCGCCCCTGCACCAATTGCTCTGAGCGGCCAGACACAACCGGTTTTAAAAATCCTTATCACCGCAGTGTCCTTCCAATAATCAACCGCGCAACCAAGTTAACCCATTTGAGAAACGTGTTTCTCAATGGGGCCTTTCGCTTTCAGGTGCCACGGAGTACCCAACGTCTAAAAAGCGCTGCCGCCTCAACGCAGCGGCGCCACCAGGCAAAAGAAATAAAAGCGTTTCTTTTGGTTCCTTTTCTTTGCGCCCAAAGAAAAGGAACCCGGCTGTCGGGCCGGAACCCGACGGTTCAAGATTCAAAAGGTTTTCACCCCACCCACAAAACCAAAAAATAACCTCACCCCAACAACCCAGCCAAGCGCCGCTTGCTGTCCTCAATTATCATATAGAGACAAGGCACCAGCACCAGAACGACCGCCGTGGAAAAAAGAATCCCGAAACCGAGGGAGAGCGCCATGGGGATCATGAAGCGCGCCTGCCGGGAGGTCTCGAAGATCATGGGGGCCAGACCGCCGAAGGTCGTCAGCGTGGTCAGAATGATCGGTCGAAAGCGGCGCTTGCCGGCAGCGTGAATAGCCGTAATAGCGTCCTCTTCTTCCTGCAGGCGGCGGCGGTTGGCGTAGTCGATGAGCACCAGCGAGTCGTTGACCACCACCCCCGAGAGCGCGACGATCCCCATCATACTCATGAGACTGAGGTTGTAGCCCATGAACAGATGCCCCAGCACGGCGCCCACCATGCCGAAGGGGATGGCGACCATGACGATGAGGGGCTGGGTGTAGCTGCGAAAGGGGATGGCCAGCAAAAAATAGACGCAGAGCATAGCCATGACAAAACCCAGCACGAGGCTGCGCATGCTCTCCTTGAGGTCGGCCTGCCGCCCTTCGTAGCCAATGCTCAACCCGGGAAAATCCTGCTCCAGTTGCGGCAGTATCGTACTGTTGAGCGTAGCCATGACCTGGCCCGTTTCGCCGAGGGGTTCGACATTGGCGCTCACGGTCACGGTACGGCGGGCATCCCGCCGGGTGATGGTCGTATAGGCCCGGCCACGCTCGACTTCGGCGATATCCATCAGGGGCACGAAGGTTCCGGCCGGTGTGCGGATCATCAAATGCTCCACGTCGAAAATCCGCTGGCGCTGCTCTTCCGGCAGGCGAACGCGCACGGTCACCTCGTTGCGCCCCCGCTGCTGACGCAGGGCCTCGACCCCGGAGAACGCGTGCCGCACCTGGCGGGCCACCTCGCGAGAGGTGAGCCCCAGACTCATCCCTTCGGGCTTGATGCGGAAATCGAACTGCCGCTTGCCCGGCGTGAAACCGTCATCGACGTCCGTCACGTTGGAAAAATCCTCCAACCGCAGGGCCAGGGCCGCGCTGGCGTCCTCGAGTATGCCGATGTCCCGGTGCGACAGTTCGACGGTCAGGGCCGCCCCCGAACCGGGACCGCCGCGATCCGATTCAAACCGCAGGGATTCCAGACCGACCAGGGCTCCCACTTTCTCCCGCCACAGGCGCGTGACCTGTCCTGTGTTGATGGGCCTCACCCCGGGGTCGGTGAGGTAGGCCCGCACGACCACCTGGTTTTCGTCAATTTCAGCCAGAATCCCTTCAAGCAGACGCTCACCGCCGTTAACCGCTGCCACCTCTTCCATAGAATCGACCAGACGTCGCTGCACATCCTGCGCCCGCTCCACCGGGCTGCCAACAGGGAGCACCGCCGTGACCAGGGCCAGATCCGCTTCCACCCTTGGCATCAGAATCATGCCGATGCGGCCGCTCAACGCGTAACCGCCGATCAGGAGGAGGGTGGCCAGACCGATGGCCAGGGTCAACGAGCGCCAGCGCAGGCAGAAGTCGAGGGAGGGGCCGTAAACGCCGTCAATAAAGCGCACCACCAGACGGCTGAAGCCCTGCTGCCAGTCGTGCAGCCGGGCGGTCAGGCGGCTGGCGGGACGGCTGCCGGTATGGGCCAGGTGCGAAGGCAGGATAATCAAAGCCTCGACCAGAGAGACGAGAAAGACGGTGATAACCACCAGGGGGATGACCTTCCAGATCTTGCCCATAACCCCCGGCACGAAGTAGAGGGGCATGAAGGCCACCACGTTGGTGAGGATGGCGTAGGTGACAGGGACCGCCACATCCCGCGCCCCCTGGATAGCCGCCGTCACGAAATCCATCCCCTTCTGGCGGTATTCGTAGATGTTCTCCCCGGCGACGATGGCATCGTCGACGACAATTCCCAGGGCGATAATAAAGGCGAAGAGGGAGATCATGTTGATGGAGACCCCCAGCGCCGGCATGAACAGCAACCCCCCGAGAAAGGAGATGGGGATGCCCATGGTCACCCAGAAGGCCAGCTTGAATTCCAGAAAAAGTCCGAGGACGAACAGCACCAGGCTGAGGCCGATGAAAGCGTTTTTCAGCAGCAGTTCGAGGCGCTGGCGGTAGATGTCAGAGCGATCATTATTGATGATCCAGTCGATACCGTCGGGCAGATCGGCAGCAATCTCCACCATGGCGGCGCGCACTTCGTCCGAAACGCCGATAGGCGTCTGCCGGCCGACGCGGTAGACGTCCACCCCCATGCTCCGCTGGCCGTTGAAGAAAGCGCGGCGGTCGGTGTCTTCGAAGCCCTCTGTCACCGAAGCGATGTCGCCAAGAGTCAGCACCGCCCCTGCGGCGGTGGTAATCAGGGGGATGTCGCGAAACTGCCGGGCCCAGTCGCGGCGGTCTTTGACGCGCAACAGGATATCCCCACCGGAGGTCTCGACGGTTCCTCCCGGCAGCTCAATGGAGGCGGCGCTGATCCGTGCCGCCACATCGGCCAGCGTCAGCGCATAGGTACGCAGGTTCTCCCGGGGAACATGGACCAGAATCTCATAGTCCCGGGCGCCACTCAGATCGACCTGGGTGATACCCGGGCTCTGCAGCAGGCGGTCCCGCACCTGCTCCACGGTCTCGCGCAGGGCCACTTCGCTCACGTCGCCGTAAAACTGCATATTGACCACTTCCCGGCGGCGAACAACCAGCGAAACCTGCGGCTCCTCGGCATCCTCCGGAAAGGTGGTGATACGATCGACCTCCTGCTTGATGTCCTGATAGACCCGCTGCTGGTCCACATCTTCGAGGAGTTCAACCTGGACAGTCCCCGCCCCCTCGGCGGCAGTCGCCTGCAGCTCCTTGATGCCGTCGATGCCGCGGACCCCTTCCTCCACGGCCAGGATAATCCCCTGCTCTACCTCTTCGGGGCTGGCTCCCGGATAGGCGACGGTGATCGTCACCAGATCCAGATCAAACTCGGGGAAGACCTCCTGCTTGATGCGCGAGGTCATAAGGAAGCCTCCCAGCAGGAGGAAAATCATCAGCAGATTGGGCGTGACCCGGTTGTACACCATCCAGGCGATGGGCCCTCGCAGCTGGCGGTCGCGGCCCCGGCTCATGGCGTCGCCGCCTTGCCCGGGGAGGACGCGTCCTCCTGCAGGCGCAGACGCATGTCCTCTACCGCCGCCGACAGATCGGTAACCACCAGACGCTCGTCCTCCTGCAAACCTTGGGGAACAAGGACTTCATCACGGCCGCGGAAAAGAATCTCGATGGGGCGAATCTCCAGGCGGTCCTGTTCATTCATGATCCACACCGTATCGCCATCGCGAACCAGGCGGCGCGGAATCTTCGCCGCCGCTTCCACGGCGCTCCCGACGATTTCCACCCGCACGTAGGAGTCGATCAGCATTCTCGGGCGACCGGCATTAGCCTGCCGCCGCGCCAGTGGATCTTCGACCTCTACCAGGAGGCGGGCCATACGCCCCTCCGGTTCCACAGAGGCGGCCAGACGCAGGACATGTCCCTCGCGAAAGAGATCTTTACCCCAGGCGGCCTCATCATAAATGCGTACCCTGCTCCCCTTCCCGCCTGTCCGGTCGGGCAGCTTGATCCAGCGCAGCTGACTGACCGGCACGGAGAGCTCCACCCAGTAGGCGTCCGTTCCGGCCAACTCGACCAGGGCGGTCGCCGGGGTGACCCGGGTGCCCAGATTGACGTGGCGCGTCTGCACCACGGCGTTGAAAGGGGACGTCATGGTCGTCCGCTCCAGATCGAGGCGGGCCTGCTGCAGACGGGCAGCGGCCGCAGCCAGGGAAGCCTTCAAGGTATCAAGTTGCGGCTGTCGCAGCATCAGCGCCTTTTCTTCCTCGCTGACCTCTTCGCCCAACAGTTCGTATTCCCGGCGGGCCACCAGCTGGCGTCCCTGTTCGAGCTGAATCTCGGCCTCGACCCTGGCCACTTCACTCTCCAGCTGGGACACGGCAATGCGATAATCGGCGGGCTCAATCCGCAGGAACTCTTCCCCCTCGGCCAGCATCCCCCCCGGCATGAAATGGGGGTTGATGGCGATGACCTCGCCGCTGACCTGGGGCATGATCGTCACTTCGCGGGCCGGTTTGACGGTGCCCATGGCGTGAATGACCGTACGCTGAGGGCCAATGTGAACCGGCTGCACTTCCACCAGGATCGCCTGACGCTCCTTCGGTTTCGGCTTGGCCTTGGGACCGGTCTTCATCAGCCAGAAGACCATAGCCACCGCCCCAACCAGGATGAGCAACGGCAGAAGGTAGCGCAACAGCAGCGAGCCCCGCCGCCGGGGGTCTGGGGATGGGTTATGCCGGTCCCTATCGGATGTTGTCTCTTTTTCCATCATTTCAGCCTGTCCAAGTCTGAAAGCCCGGATGCCCGCAACGGCAGCCAGGCCAGGTTTTAGGAGTTATCGGATCAGCTCTCCTGCCGATGTGCGGGCATCTCCCATCCCGAGCCAAGAGCCCGGCAGAGATCGATGCGGTATTGTATGAGAAGGCGCCGGCCGGTCAGGGTGCTGCGCTGCAGCTGCTGGTAGGACAGCAGGGCGGAAAGAACCCGCTGATAATTCTCGGCCCCGTTGAGATAGCGATCGCGCACCCGGTCGATGGCCTGCCGCGCCAGTTCGAGCTGCTGCTGAAGGCTGTCCAGATATTCCCGCTGGCGCGCTTCGCTGCTCAGGGCGTCTTCGACTTCGCTCACCGCCTGCAGAACGGTCTGTCCATAGGTATGCAGGCGTTCGCGGGCCAAAGCCTGACTGCGCTCCACCTCGGCCCGCCGCTGACCGCCGTCGATGAGGGGCGCCACCAGGTTGGCGGCCAGAGAGGCCAGCCAGTTGTCGAACAATTTGTCGATATCGTCCGCCGAGGTGGAAGCCCCGGCGGTAAGGCTCAGGCGCGGGTAGCGTTCACTGACGGCGGCCGCCGTGCGCTCGTCAGCGGCCAGCACCTGGTACCAGGCCCGAAGCACATCGGGACGATGACGGACCAGTTCGGCGGGAACGCCGGTTTCCGGCAGAGCCGGCAGCGTGATGAGACCGGCGGGGGGCAGTGACAATGGGGCCGGGGCCAGACCGGCCAATAGATTGAGACGATTTTCAAGCAGGCGGATCTGGGCGGCGACCTGCGCCCGCTCTCCGCGATTGGCTTCAATCAGCTGGCGCTGCTGCAGCACATCGGCGATACCCGTCTGACCGGTACGGAACTGCAGGGTAACCAGCTCCAGCACCTGCTGGTTGGTCTCAATCTGGCGGTCGAGCAGGTCGAGCTGGCCGTATTTTTCCATCCGCTCATACCAGGCCGAGGCCACCTGGGCCGACAGGGTCAATGCCGCGGTCCGCAGGTCCTCATGGCTGGCCTGTGTATCGAACCGAGCCGCGTCACGGCCGGAGCGGATTCGCCCCCAGAGATCGATTTCGTAACTGGCCGAAAGTCCCAGGTTGAAGGTATTTTCCGAGCCGGAACCCCCGTTGTTTTCAAAACGCGATCGTGCGGCGCCGGCTTCGCCCTGCAGGGAGGGGATCAGCCCGGCTCCAGCCTTACGCTGCTGGGCTTCAGCCTGCCGCAGGCGCTCCCAGGTCGCCTGCAGGCTGAGATTGCCGTCCAGCGCCCGCGCCATAAACGCCTCCAGGGCCGGATCGTCGAACGAATGCCACCATTTGTCCGGCAGCACCGCTTCCCCGGTAACGCTGAAGGTCGGCGGCAGTTCTAGCTTACTCTGCCCGCCCCTGTCCACCGGCGCACAGCCGGCGGTCAACGTCATGGCCGCAAGCACGAATGCCGCCAGGGATGTCAGCCAGCGCCCCCCCAAAAGCAAAAAATCTCGTTCTGTCACGCCACTTTTCCTATCCATCCTGATCCTTTTAGGCTTACCTCATTGAAAGGGGATTATATCGGTAAATATTTTAAATGGGAAGCAGGGCCGCAAGACGGCTTCATAAAATTCCCCAATGCCACCGCTTTTGGTCCGGCGGTTGACAAGCCGGGCTCCAGTGCTAGACATGGAAACAGACCCCTGCATGAAGCCGGAAGGAGGCCCCCATGGCAACGGAGCAAAAATCCATCCGCTGGTTTGAAAATCTGAGCAACCGGGATGTTCCCCTCGTCGGAGGAAAGAACGCTTCGCTGGGGGAGATGATCGCCGCCCTCAAGCCGGAGGGGATCCGAGTCCCTGACGGCTTTGCCACCACCGCCGCCGCCTACCGAAAGTTTCTGACGACCAACGACCTGGAGGAAAAGATCCGGCAGCACCTGCAGGACTACCGCCAAGGCAAGCGCAGTCTGCACCAGGCTGGGGAAGCCATCCGCACCCTCATCCGCCGGGGCCGCTGGCCCAAGGAGATCGCCGATGCCATCCGGGACGCTTACGGAGAGCTGTGTCGCCGACTTGGAAAGGATGAGGTCGATGTGGCCGTTCGCAGCAGCGCCACCGCCGAAGATTTGCCCGACGCCAGCTTTGCCGGCCAACAAGAGACCTTTCTCAATATTACCGGCGCTGAGGAGCTCCTCGATGCCTGCCGTCGCTGCTATGCCTCCCTCTTTACGGATCGAGCCATCGTTTACCGGGAGACCAAGGGCTTCGACCACCTGCAGATCGCCCTGTCCGTTGGCGTGCAGAAGATGGTGCGCGCGGACCGTGCCAGCGCCGGCGTGATGTTTTCCATCGACACCGAGACCGGCTTTCCTGACGTCGTCGTCATCGACGCCGCCTGGGGTCTGGGCGAAAACGTCGTGCAGGGGGCGGTCACGCCAGACAACTACCTGGTCTTCAAGCCTCTGCTCGACCAGGAAGACCTGCGGCCCATCCTGCACAAGAAGCTGGGCTCCAAAGAAAAGAAGATGGTCTACGCCCGCAGCGCCGGGCACACAACCCGCAACACCGAGACCTCCGCGAAAGAACGTCATGCTTTCGTGCTGACCGACGCGGAGATCCTGCAGCTGGCCCGCTGGGCGGTCATCATCGAAAAACACTATCAACGTCCCATGGACATGGAATGGGCCAAGGATGGCGACAGCGGCGAGCTCTTCATCGTGCAGGCCCGGCCGGAGACCGTGCAATCGCGCCAGGCAGCTGGCGTGCTGCGCCGCTACACCTTGAAGGAGAAGGGAGAAGTGTTGCTCAGGGGGCTGGCTATCGGGGAGATGATCGCCACCGGCAAGGTGCAGGTCATCAAGAGTGCCAGCGACATCGAGAGCTTTGAGGAAGGGAACATCCTGGTGACGGGCATGACCGATCCGGACTGGGTGCCGGTAATGAAAAAGGCGGCCGGCATCATCACCGATCACGGCGGCCGCACCTCCCACGCCGCCATCGTCAGCCGCGAGCTGGGCATCGCCGCCGTCGTCGGCACCGGCACCGGTACCAGCGACCTGAAGGATGGCCAGGAGGTCACCCTCAGCTGCGCCGAAGGGGATGTGGGAAAAATCTACGAGGGCCGCCTCGACTTCGAGCAGACGGAACTCAACCTGGAGAACCTGCCGTCAACCCGCACCCGGCTCATGATGAACATCGCCAGTCCCGCCACCGCCTTCCGCTGGTGGCGCCTTCCCTGCCGGGGCATCGGCCTGGCCCGCATGGAGTTCATCATCAACGCCATCATCCAGGTACATCCCATGGCTCTGGTCGAATTCGACCAGCTGGAGGACAAAGCCGCCCAAAAGCAGATCCGCGAACTGACGCGGCATTATCCCGACAAGAGCGAGTACTTCGTCGACCAGCTCAGCCAGGGGATCGCCACCATCGCCGCCAGCCAGTATCCCGAACCGGTCATCGTGCGCCTCTCCGACTTCAAGACCAACGAATACGCCGAACTCATCGGGGGCCGGCAGTTCGAGTTCGCCGAAGAGAACCCCATGCTCGGCTTCCGCGGAGCCTCCCGCTACTACAGCGAGCGCTACCGGGCCGGCTTCGCTCTCGAATGCGCCGCCCTCAAACGGGTGCGCGAGAGCATCGGCCTCGACAACGTCATCGTCATGGTCCCCTTCTGCCGCACTCTCAATGAGGCTGACCGGGTGCTGGAAGAGATGGCGGCCAACGGCCTGGTGCAGGGGGAGAGAGGACTGGAGATCTACATGATGGTGGAAATTCCCGCCAACGTGGTGCTGGCGGAGAAGTTTGCCGAGCGCTTCGATGGCTTCTCCATCGGCAGCAACGACCTGACCCAGCTCGTACTCGGCGTCGACCGCGACTCGGCCATTCTGCGGGAAGTCTTTGACGAACGGGACGAAGCGGTCAAAACCATGGTCGCCCAGGCCATCCAGTCGGCGAAGAAAGCCAGCATCAA
The sequence above is a segment of the Desulfuromonas sp. KJ2020 genome. Coding sequences within it:
- a CDS encoding efflux transporter outer membrane subunit, with amino-acid sequence MTERDFLLLGGRWLTSLAAFVLAAMTLTAGCAPVDRGGQSKLELPPTFSVTGEAVLPDKWWHSFDDPALEAFMARALDGNLSLQATWERLRQAEAQQRKAGAGLIPSLQGEAGAARSRFENNGGSGSENTFNLGLSASYEIDLWGRIRSGRDAARFDTQASHEDLRTAALTLSAQVASAWYERMEKYGQLDLLDRQIETNQQVLELVTLQFRTGQTGIADVLQQRQLIEANRGERAQVAAQIRLLENRLNLLAGLAPAPLSLPPAGLITLPALPETGVPAELVRHRPDVLRAWYQVLAADERTAAAVSERYPRLSLTAGASTSADDIDKLFDNWLASLAANLVAPLIDGGQRRAEVERSQALARERLHTYGQTVLQAVSEVEDALSSEARQREYLDSLQQQLELARQAIDRVRDRYLNGAENYQRVLSALLSYQQLQRSTLTGRRLLIQYRIDLCRALGSGWEMPAHRQES
- a CDS encoding efflux RND transporter permease subunit, which encodes MSRGRDRQLRGPIAWMVYNRVTPNLLMIFLLLGGFLMTSRIKQEVFPEFDLDLVTITVAYPGASPEEVEQGIILAVEEGVRGIDGIKELQATAAEGAGTVQVELLEDVDQQRVYQDIKQEVDRITTFPEDAEEPQVSLVVRRREVVNMQFYGDVSEVALRETVEQVRDRLLQSPGITQVDLSGARDYEILVHVPRENLRTYALTLADVAARISAASIELPGGTVETSGGDILLRVKDRRDWARQFRDIPLITTAAGAVLTLGDIASVTEGFEDTDRRAFFNGQRSMGVDVYRVGRQTPIGVSDEVRAAMVEIAADLPDGIDWIINNDRSDIYRQRLELLLKNAFIGLSLVLFVLGLFLEFKLAFWVTMGIPISFLGGLLFMPALGVSINMISLFAFIIALGIVVDDAIVAGENIYEYRQKGMDFVTAAIQGARDVAVPVTYAILTNVVAFMPLYFVPGVMGKIWKVIPLVVITVFLVSLVEALIILPSHLAHTGSRPASRLTARLHDWQQGFSRLVVRFIDGVYGPSLDFCLRWRSLTLAIGLATLLLIGGYALSGRIGMILMPRVEADLALVTAVLPVGSPVERAQDVQRRLVDSMEEVAAVNGGERLLEGILAEIDENQVVVRAYLTDPGVRPINTGQVTRLWREKVGALVGLESLRFESDRGGPGSGAALTVELSHRDIGILEDASAALALRLEDFSNVTDVDDGFTPGKRQFDFRIKPEGMSLGLTSREVARQVRHAFSGVEALRQQRGRNEVTVRVRLPEEQRQRIFDVEHLMIRTPAGTFVPLMDIAEVERGRAYTTITRRDARRTVTVSANVEPLGETGQVMATLNSTILPQLEQDFPGLSIGYEGRQADLKESMRSLVLGFVMAMLCVYFLLAIPFRSYTQPLIVMVAIPFGMVGAVLGHLFMGYNLSLMSMMGIVALSGVVVNDSLVLIDYANRRRLQEEEDAITAIHAAGKRRFRPIILTTLTTFGGLAPMIFETSRQARFMIPMALSLGFGILFSTAVVLVLVPCLYMIIEDSKRRLAGLLG
- the ppsA gene encoding phosphoenolpyruvate synthase yields the protein MATEQKSIRWFENLSNRDVPLVGGKNASLGEMIAALKPEGIRVPDGFATTAAAYRKFLTTNDLEEKIRQHLQDYRQGKRSLHQAGEAIRTLIRRGRWPKEIADAIRDAYGELCRRLGKDEVDVAVRSSATAEDLPDASFAGQQETFLNITGAEELLDACRRCYASLFTDRAIVYRETKGFDHLQIALSVGVQKMVRADRASAGVMFSIDTETGFPDVVVIDAAWGLGENVVQGAVTPDNYLVFKPLLDQEDLRPILHKKLGSKEKKMVYARSAGHTTRNTETSAKERHAFVLTDAEILQLARWAVIIEKHYQRPMDMEWAKDGDSGELFIVQARPETVQSRQAAGVLRRYTLKEKGEVLLRGLAIGEMIATGKVQVIKSASDIESFEEGNILVTGMTDPDWVPVMKKAAGIITDHGGRTSHAAIVSRELGIAAVVGTGTGTSDLKDGQEVTLSCAEGDVGKIYEGRLDFEQTELNLENLPSTRTRLMMNIASPATAFRWWRLPCRGIGLARMEFIINAIIQVHPMALVEFDQLEDKAAQKQIRELTRHYPDKSEYFVDQLSQGIATIAASQYPEPVIVRLSDFKTNEYAELIGGRQFEFAEENPMLGFRGASRYYSERYRAGFALECAALKRVRESIGLDNVIVMVPFCRTLNEADRVLEEMAANGLVQGERGLEIYMMVEIPANVVLAEKFAERFDGFSIGSNDLTQLVLGVDRDSAILREVFDERDEAVKTMVAQAIQSAKKASIKIGICGQAPSDYPDFAAFLVEEGIDSISLNPDSVLAVLQKIAEMEARLGICPRRPA
- a CDS encoding aryl-sulfate sulfotransferase, with the translated sequence MKKMVTNLAKTVVSSTALAALLVGGISATYVPESQAAVFERKKSTQGELGKVIVNPYKVAPLTAVIERDGKDPKNIKVTVLGKEGGGIDISYPVSEGALLNHDGIPVFGLYDDYVNTVRVEYTLDGRKVSTDYKIRTNPFTARITEGRLETKPTLESSKVVKGFEGRLYMLTLMGNADNKEWAWATPDHKIHGAGEWLEPAELYMVDTKGEIRWFLDTEQFYDKYGRDIDSQGRIMSMHQMPNGDLLFAMAQKYFRYTLMGEKAFERKLPRGYIDLSHEAMPMPNGHMLLRVAKTNYNIPGTKDVRNTVRDHIIEVDEGGRVVEEWDMVEIMGKNQYRKDLIVGLDARAVCLNIDMNADKVEVSEEIPYGDNTSTGAGRNWAHINSVDYDPNDDSIILSFRHQGVIKVGRDKEVKWILAPNVGWTKDMAAKVLTPVDSKGKKLDCNGATCNNTEFDWTFTQHTAWLSERGENSKNVTTISVFDNGDGRGHEQPALSEDKWSRAVEYKIDEKKLTVQQTWQFGKERGWDWYSAVTSNVKYDPEMKTYFMLSGNVHLLSPKRTKGIINEVDPKTGEVKVELVLSNDKKPAVYYRSQLIKPEKLFAY
- a CDS encoding peptidylprolyl isomerase, which produces MFKAAAGDTVKVHYTGKLTDGTLFDTSIDKEPLQFIIGKHEVIAGFEEAVTGMVMGEKKTVVIPPEKAYGQPKAEALEQVERKDLPADLALKVGGQLEITRHDNTAFYVMITELTDTHVTLDANHPLAGKDLVFDIEMLEIQQKKK
- a CDS encoding efflux RND transporter periplasmic adaptor subunit — translated: MMEKETTSDRDRHNPSPDPRRRGSLLLRYLLPLLILVGAVAMVFWLMKTGPKAKPKPKERQAILVEVQPVHIGPQRTVIHAMGTVKPAREVTIMPQVSGEVIAINPHFMPGGMLAEGEEFLRIEPADYRIAVSQLESEVARVEAEIQLEQGRQLVARREYELLGEEVSEEEKALMLRQPQLDTLKASLAAAAARLQQARLDLERTTMTSPFNAVVQTRHVNLGTRVTPATALVELAGTDAYWVELSVPVSQLRWIKLPDRTGGKGSRVRIYDEAAWGKDLFREGHVLRLAASVEPEGRMARLLVEVEDPLARRQANAGRPRMLIDSYVRVEIVGSAVEAAAKIPRRLVRDGDTVWIMNEQDRLEIRPIEILFRGRDEVLVPQGLQEDERLVVTDLSAAVEDMRLRLQEDASSPGKAATP